A part of Sinorhizobium chiapasense genomic DNA contains:
- the rpoC gene encoding DNA-directed RNA polymerase subunit beta', giving the protein MNQEVMNLFNPQVPAQTFDSIRISIASPEKILSWSYGEIKKPETINYRTFKPERDGLFCARIFGPIKDYECLCGKYKRMKYKGIICEKCGVEVTLSRVRRERMGHIELAAPVAHIWFLKSLPSRIATLLDMTLKDIERVLYFENYIVTEPGLTSLKENQLLSEEEYMLAVDEFGEDQFTAMIGAEAIYEMLASMNLEKIAGDLRSEMAETTSDLKQKKLMKRLKIVENFMESGNRPEWMIMKVVPVIPPDLRPLVPLDGGRFATSDLNDLYRRVINRNNRLKRLIELRAPGIIIRNEKRMLQESVDALFDNGRRGRVITGANKRPLKSLSDMLKGKQGRFRQNLLGKRVDYSGRSVIVTGPELKLHQCGLPKKMALELFKPFIYARLDAKGYSSTVKQAKKLVEKEKPEVWDILDEVIREHPVLLNRAPTLHRLGIQAFEPILVEGKAIQLHPLVCTAFNADFDGDQMAVHVPLSLEAQLEARVLMMSTNNILHPANGAPIIVPSQDMVLGLYYLSIMNQNEPGEGMAFSDMGELHHALETKAVTLHAKIRGRYKTVDAEGNRVSKIFETTPGRMIIGELLPKNPNIPFDICNQEMTKKNISKMIDTVYRHCGQKDTVIFCDRIMQLGFSHACRAGISFGKDDMVIPDTKVKIVGDTEALVKEYEQQYNDGLITQGEKYNKVVDAWGKATEKVAEEMMARIKAVEFDDNGRQKPMNSIYMMSHSGARGSPNQMRQLGGMRGLMAKPSGEIIETPIISNFKEGLTVNEYFNSTHGARKGLADTALKTANSGYLTRRLVDVAQDCIVTHTDCGTDKGLTMTAIVDAGQVVASLGQRILGRTALDNIDNPVTGDRIVDAGKMILEADVVEIEKAGIQSVRIRSALTCEIQTGVCGVCYGRDLARGTPVNMGEAVGVIAAQSIGEPGTQLTMRTFHLGGTATVVDQSFLEASYEGTVQIKNRNMLRNSDGALVAMGRNMAIQILDERGVERSSQRVAYGSKIFVDDGDKVKRGQRLAEWDPYTRPMMTEVEGTVHFEDVVDGISVLEATDESTGITKRQVIDWRSTPRGTDLKPAIVIKDKNGAIAKLSRGGEARFMLSVDAILSVEPGQKVSQGDVLARSPLESAKTKDITGGLPRVAELFEARRPKDHAIIAEIDGTVRFGRDYKNKRRVLIEPAEDGVEPVEYLIPKGKPFHLQDGDYIEKGDYILDGNPAPHDILAIKGVEALASYLVNEIQEVYRLQGVVINDKHIEVIVRQMLQKVEITDAGDSSYIVGDNVDRIELEDVNDALLAEGKKPAVGDPVLLGITKASLQTPSFISAASFQETTKVLTEAAVAGKMDGLQGLKENVIVGRLIPAGTGGTMTQIRRIATARDEMILEERRKGTGADAATPMLADMANENAAAE; this is encoded by the coding sequence TGCTTGTGCGGCAAGTACAAGCGCATGAAGTACAAGGGCATCATCTGCGAAAAGTGCGGCGTCGAAGTTACGCTGTCGCGCGTTCGCCGTGAGCGCATGGGCCACATCGAGCTCGCAGCGCCCGTTGCCCATATCTGGTTCCTGAAGTCGCTGCCGAGCCGTATCGCCACGCTGCTCGACATGACGCTGAAGGATATCGAACGCGTCCTCTATTTCGAAAACTACATCGTCACCGAACCGGGCCTGACTTCGCTCAAGGAAAACCAGCTCCTCAGCGAAGAAGAGTACATGCTCGCCGTTGACGAGTTCGGCGAAGACCAGTTCACCGCGATGATCGGCGCCGAGGCGATCTACGAGATGCTCGCTTCGATGAATCTCGAGAAGATCGCCGGTGACCTACGTTCGGAAATGGCCGAGACGACCTCGGATCTGAAGCAGAAGAAGCTGATGAAGCGGCTGAAGATCGTCGAGAACTTCATGGAATCCGGCAACCGTCCGGAATGGATGATCATGAAGGTCGTTCCGGTGATCCCGCCGGATCTGCGTCCGCTCGTGCCGCTCGACGGCGGCCGTTTCGCGACGTCGGATCTGAACGATCTCTATCGCCGCGTCATCAACCGTAACAACCGTCTGAAGCGGCTGATCGAGCTGCGCGCGCCGGGCATCATCATCCGCAACGAAAAGCGCATGCTGCAGGAATCCGTCGATGCGCTGTTCGACAACGGCCGCCGCGGCCGCGTCATCACCGGCGCCAACAAGCGTCCGCTGAAGTCGCTCTCCGATATGCTGAAGGGCAAGCAGGGCCGGTTCCGCCAGAACCTGCTCGGCAAGCGCGTCGACTATTCCGGCCGCTCGGTCATCGTGACCGGTCCGGAACTCAAGCTGCACCAGTGCGGCCTGCCGAAGAAGATGGCGCTCGAACTCTTCAAGCCGTTCATCTACGCCCGCCTCGACGCCAAGGGTTATTCCTCGACCGTCAAGCAGGCCAAGAAGCTCGTCGAAAAGGAAAAGCCGGAAGTCTGGGATATCCTCGACGAGGTCATCCGCGAGCATCCGGTTCTCCTGAACCGCGCACCGACGCTGCACCGCCTGGGCATCCAGGCCTTCGAACCGATCCTGGTCGAAGGCAAGGCGATCCAGTTGCATCCGCTCGTCTGCACCGCCTTCAACGCCGACTTCGACGGCGACCAGATGGCCGTTCACGTGCCGCTGTCGCTCGAAGCCCAGCTTGAAGCGCGCGTCCTGATGATGTCGACGAACAACATCCTGCATCCGGCGAACGGTGCACCGATCATCGTCCCGTCGCAGGACATGGTTCTCGGCCTCTACTATCTGTCGATCATGAACCAGAATGAGCCGGGCGAAGGCATGGCTTTCTCCGACATGGGCGAACTGCACCATGCTCTGGAAACCAAGGCTGTGACGCTGCATGCCAAGATCCGTGGCCGTTACAAGACCGTCGACGCCGAGGGCAACCGGGTTTCGAAGATCTTTGAAACGACGCCTGGTCGCATGATCATCGGCGAGCTTCTGCCGAAGAACCCGAACATCCCGTTCGACATCTGCAACCAGGAGATGACCAAGAAGAACATCTCCAAGATGATCGACACCGTCTACCGCCATTGCGGCCAGAAGGACACGGTCATCTTCTGCGACCGGATCATGCAGCTCGGATTCTCGCATGCATGCCGCGCCGGCATTTCGTTCGGCAAGGACGACATGGTGATTCCGGACACCAAGGTGAAGATCGTCGGCGATACCGAAGCGCTCGTGAAGGAATACGAGCAGCAGTACAACGACGGCCTCATCACTCAGGGCGAGAAGTACAACAAGGTTGTCGACGCCTGGGGCAAGGCAACCGAAAAGGTCGCCGAAGAGATGATGGCGCGCATCAAGGCGGTCGAGTTCGACGATAACGGCCGCCAGAAGCCGATGAACTCGATCTACATGATGTCGCACTCGGGTGCTCGTGGTTCGCCGAACCAGATGCGCCAGCTGGGCGGCATGCGCGGCCTCATGGCCAAGCCGTCGGGCGAAATCATCGAAACGCCGATCATTTCGAACTTCAAGGAAGGCCTGACCGTGAACGAGTACTTCAACTCGACGCACGGCGCCCGTAAGGGTCTGGCGGACACCGCCTTGAAGACCGCGAACTCCGGTTACCTGACCCGTCGTCTCGTCGACGTCGCGCAGGACTGCATTGTCACGCACACGGACTGCGGCACCGACAAGGGCCTCACCATGACGGCGATCGTTGATGCCGGTCAGGTCGTTGCCTCGCTCGGCCAGCGCATCCTGGGCCGTACCGCGCTTGACAACATCGACAACCCGGTCACCGGCGATCGCATCGTCGACGCCGGCAAGATGATCCTGGAAGCCGATGTCGTCGAGATCGAGAAGGCCGGCATTCAGTCGGTTCGCATCCGCTCGGCGCTGACCTGCGAGATCCAGACCGGTGTCTGCGGTGTTTGCTACGGTCGCGATCTTGCTCGCGGTACGCCTGTCAACATGGGCGAGGCAGTCGGCGTCATCGCGGCGCAGTCGATCGGCGAGCCGGGCACGCAGCTGACCATGCGTACGTTCCACCTGGGTGGCACGGCGACCGTGGTCGACCAGTCGTTCCTGGAAGCGTCCTATGAAGGCACGGTTCAGATCAAGAACCGCAACATGCTGCGCAACTCCGATGGTGCACTTGTTGCCATGGGCCGCAACATGGCGATCCAGATCCTGGACGAACGCGGTGTCGAGCGGTCCTCGCAGCGTGTTGCCTATGGTTCGAAGATCTTCGTCGACGATGGCGACAAGGTGAAGCGCGGCCAGCGTCTCGCCGAATGGGACCCCTACACCCGTCCGATGATGACGGAAGTCGAAGGTACCGTTCACTTCGAGGACGTGGTCGACGGCATCTCCGTGCTCGAAGCGACGGACGAGTCGACCGGCATCACCAAGCGCCAGGTTATCGACTGGCGTTCGACGCCGCGCGGCACCGACCTCAAGCCGGCGATCGTCATCAAGGACAAGAACGGCGCCATCGCCAAGCTGTCGCGTGGTGGTGAAGCTCGCTTCATGCTCTCGGTTGACGCGATCCTCTCGGTCGAACCGGGGCAGAAGGTCAGCCAGGGCGACGTGCTTGCCCGTTCACCGCTCGAAAGCGCCAAGACCAAGGACATCACCGGCGGTCTGCCGCGCGTTGCCGAACTCTTCGAGGCTCGTCGTCCGAAGGATCACGCCATCATCGCGGAGATCGATGGTACGGTCCGCTTCGGCCGCGACTACAAGAACAAGCGTCGCGTGCTGATCGAGCCGGCGGAAGACGGTGTCGAGCCGGTCGAATACCTGATCCCGAAGGGCAAGCCCTTCCATCTTCAGGATGGCGACTACATCGAGAAGGGCGACTACATCCTCGATGGCAACCCGGCACCGCACGACATTCTGGCGATCAAGGGCGTGGAAGCGCTGGCTTCCTACCTCGTGAACGAAATCCAGGAAGTCTACCGCCTGCAGGGCGTTGTCATCAACGACAAGCACATCGAAGTCATCGTCCGTCAGATGCTGCAGAAGGTCGAAATCACCGACGCCGGTGACTCGAGCTATATCGTCGGCGACAACGTCGACCGCATCGAGCTCGAGGACGTCAACGATGCGCTGCTCGCGGAAGGCAAGAAGCCGGCCGTTGGCGATCCGGTTCTGCTTGGTATCACCAAGGCGTCGCTGCAGACGCCATCCTTCATCTCGGCCGCTTCGTTCCAGGAAACCACCAAGGTCCTGACCGAGGCCGCAGTTGCCGGCAAGATGGACGGTCTGCAGGGGCTCAAGGAAAACGTCATTGTCGGCCGCCTCATTCCGGCCGGTACCGGCGGCACCATGACGCAGATCCGCCGCATCGCCACGGCGCGCGACGAGATGATCCTCGAAGAGCGCCGCAAGGGCACCGGTGCGGATGCGGCGACCCCGATGCTCGCCGACATGGCGAACGAGAACGCCGCGGCCGAATAA
- a CDS encoding transcriptional regulator, with protein sequence MPVTPDNDNVPDEPLVFIIIGKAYEADGDDEGIDIHVMLRAPDDDTAVREALNALAEEGFLQADLDQIGTLTDIPDEEPHASAYQGALEGEVAIIRFA encoded by the coding sequence ATGCCCGTTACGCCGGACAACGACAACGTGCCAGACGAACCGCTGGTTTTCATCATCATCGGCAAGGCCTATGAAGCCGACGGCGACGACGAGGGTATCGACATCCATGTGATGCTCAGGGCGCCCGACGACGACACCGCCGTGCGCGAGGCACTTAACGCCTTAGCCGAAGAAGGCTTCCTCCAGGCAGATCTCGACCAGATCGGAACCTTGACGGATATCCCGGACGAGGAGCCGCACGCCTCCGCCTACCAGGGCGCGCTCGAGGGCGAGGTAGCGATCATTCGCTTCGCATAA
- the rpsL gene encoding 30S ribosomal protein S12 gives MPTVNQLIRKPRQAQVKRNKVPALQENPQKRGVCTRVYTTTPKKPNSALRKVAKIRLTNGFEVIGYIPGEGHNLQEHSVVMIRGGRVKDLPGVRYHIIRGVLDTQGVKNRKQRRSKYGAKRPK, from the coding sequence ATGCCTACCGTAAACCAGCTGATCCGCAAGCCGCGTCAGGCACAGGTAAAGCGCAACAAGGTTCCTGCTCTGCAGGAAAACCCGCAGAAGCGCGGCGTTTGCACCCGCGTCTACACGACGACCCCGAAGAAGCCGAACTCGGCTCTGCGTAAGGTTGCAAAGATCCGCCTGACGAACGGCTTCGAAGTTATCGGCTACATTCCGGGTGAAGGTCACAACCTGCAGGAGCACTCCGTGGTCATGATCCGCGGCGGCCGCGTAAAGGACCTTCCGGGTGTTCGTTACCACATCATCCGTGGCGTTCTCGATACGCAGGGTGTGAAGAACCGCAAGCAGCGCCGCTCCAAGTACGGCGCAAAGCGTCCGAAATAA
- the rpsG gene encoding 30S ribosomal protein S7 has translation MSRRHRAEKREINPDPKFGDLVVTKFMNAIMLHGKKSVAESIVYGAFDAVQSKLKQEPIAVFHSALDNIAPHVEVRSRRVGGATYQVPVDVRPERRQALAIRWLIAAARKRNETTMVDRLCGELMDAANNRGSAVKKREDTHKMADANRAFSHYRW, from the coding sequence ATGTCCCGACGTCACAGAGCAGAAAAGCGTGAGATCAACCCGGATCCGAAGTTCGGTGATCTGGTTGTCACGAAGTTCATGAACGCAATCATGCTGCACGGCAAGAAGTCCGTTGCTGAAAGCATTGTCTATGGTGCTTTCGATGCGGTCCAGTCGAAGCTGAAACAGGAACCGATCGCCGTGTTCCACTCCGCGCTCGACAACATTGCTCCGCACGTTGAAGTGCGTTCGCGCCGCGTCGGTGGTGCTACCTACCAGGTTCCGGTCGATGTCCGTCCGGAGCGTCGCCAGGCCCTCGCCATTCGCTGGCTGATTGCGGCCGCACGCAAGCGCAATGAAACGACCATGGTCGATCGCCTCTGCGGCGAACTCATGGACGCAGCGAACAACCGTGGCAGCGCCGTGAAGAAGCGCGAAGACACCCACAAGATGGCTGACGCCAACCGTGCGTTCTCGCACTACCGTTGGTAA
- the fusA gene encoding elongation factor G, with amino-acid sequence MAREYKIEDYRNFGIMAHIDAGKTTTTERILYYTGKSHKIGEVHDGAATMDWMEQEQERGITITSAATTTFWKGRDGKMRRFNIIDTPGHVDFTIEVERSLRVLDGAIALLDANAGVEPQTETVWRQAEKYHVPRMIFCNKMDKTGADFYRSVEMIKTRLGATAVVMQLPIGAESEFKGVIDLIEMNALVWRDESLGAQWDVVEIPADMKEKAEEYREKLIETVVEIDEAAMEAYLEGNYPDNDKIRELVRRGTIDVKFHPMFCGTAFKNKGVQPLLDAVVDYLPSPVDIPAIKGIDVKTEGEITRKADDNEPLSMLAFKIMNDPFVGSLTFARIYSGKLEKGTSVMNTVKEKRERVGRMLQMHSNSREDIEEAFAGDIVALAGLKETTTGDTLCDPLKPVILERMEFPEPVIQIAIEPKTKGDQEKMGLALNRLAAEDPSFRVKTDEESGQTIIAGMGELHLDIIVDRMRREFKVEASVGAPQVAYRETITRQHEEDYTHKKQSGGTGQFARVKIVFEPNPEGEDFVFESKIVGGAVPKEYIPGVQKGIESVLSSGPLAGFPMLGVKATLIDGAFHDVDSSVLAFEIASRACFREAAKKAGAQLLEPIMKVEVVTPEDYVGDVIGDLNSRRGQIQGQESRGVAVVINAHVPLANMFKYVDNLRSMSQGRAQYTMLFDHYAPVPSNVAQEIQAKYSGQK; translated from the coding sequence ATGGCTCGCGAATATAAAATCGAAGATTACCGAAATTTCGGTATCATGGCGCACATCGACGCCGGCAAGACGACGACGACCGAGCGTATCCTCTACTACACCGGCAAGTCCCACAAGATCGGCGAAGTCCACGACGGCGCCGCGACCATGGACTGGATGGAGCAGGAGCAGGAACGCGGCATCACGATCACGTCTGCTGCCACCACGACCTTCTGGAAGGGCCGTGACGGCAAGATGCGCCGCTTCAACATCATTGACACCCCCGGCCACGTTGACTTCACCATCGAAGTCGAGCGTTCGCTGCGCGTTCTCGACGGCGCTATCGCGCTGCTCGATGCCAACGCCGGTGTTGAGCCGCAGACCGAAACCGTCTGGCGTCAGGCTGAGAAGTATCATGTTCCGCGCATGATCTTCTGCAACAAGATGGACAAGACCGGTGCGGATTTCTACCGCTCTGTCGAGATGATCAAGACCCGTCTCGGCGCAACGGCCGTCGTTATGCAGCTGCCGATCGGCGCCGAAAGCGAATTCAAGGGCGTTATCGATCTGATCGAGATGAATGCTCTCGTCTGGCGTGATGAATCGCTCGGCGCCCAGTGGGACGTCGTCGAAATTCCGGCCGACATGAAGGAAAAGGCTGAAGAATACCGCGAAAAGCTGATCGAGACCGTTGTCGAGATCGACGAAGCGGCAATGGAAGCCTACCTGGAAGGCAACTATCCGGACAACGACAAGATCCGGGAGCTGGTTCGTCGCGGCACGATCGACGTGAAGTTCCACCCGATGTTCTGCGGCACGGCCTTCAAGAACAAGGGCGTCCAGCCGCTGCTCGACGCCGTCGTCGACTACCTGCCGTCCCCGGTCGATATTCCGGCGATCAAGGGCATCGACGTCAAGACCGAAGGCGAAATCACCCGTAAGGCTGATGACAACGAGCCGCTCTCGATGCTGGCGTTCAAGATCATGAACGACCCCTTCGTCGGCTCGCTGACCTTCGCCCGCATCTATTCCGGCAAGCTCGAAAAGGGCACGTCGGTCATGAATACGGTCAAGGAAAAGCGCGAGCGCGTCGGCCGTATGCTGCAGATGCACTCGAACTCGCGTGAAGACATTGAAGAGGCCTTCGCTGGCGACATCGTTGCGCTTGCGGGTCTCAAGGAAACCACCACGGGCGACACGCTGTGCGATCCGCTGAAGCCGGTTATCCTCGAGCGCATGGAATTCCCCGAGCCGGTCATCCAGATCGCGATCGAGCCGAAGACCAAGGGCGACCAGGAAAAGATGGGCCTCGCGCTCAACCGCCTGGCTGCAGAGGATCCGTCCTTCCGCGTCAAGACCGACGAGGAATCCGGCCAGACGATCATCGCCGGCATGGGCGAACTTCACCTCGACATCATCGTCGACCGCATGCGCCGCGAGTTCAAGGTGGAAGCGTCGGTTGGTGCTCCGCAGGTTGCTTACCGTGAAACCATCACGCGTCAGCACGAAGAAGACTACACGCACAAGAAGCAGTCCGGTGGTACCGGTCAGTTCGCGCGCGTCAAGATCGTCTTCGAACCGAACCCGGAAGGCGAAGATTTCGTGTTCGAATCCAAGATCGTCGGTGGTGCTGTTCCGAAGGAATACATCCCGGGTGTTCAGAAGGGTATCGAAAGCGTTCTGTCCTCGGGTCCGCTCGCTGGCTTCCCGATGCTGGGTGTCAAGGCGACGCTCATCGACGGCGCGTTCCACGACGTCGACTCGTCCGTCCTGGCGTTCGAAATCGCTTCGCGTGCCTGCTTCCGTGAAGCCGCAAAGAAGGCCGGTGCTCAGCTCCTCGAGCCGATCATGAAGGTCGAGGTTGTCACGCCGGAAGATTACGTCGGTGACGTGATTGGTGACCTGAACTCCCGCCGTGGCCAGATCCAGGGTCAGGAATCGCGCGGCGTCGCCGTGGTGATCAATGCCCACGTGCCGCTCGCGAACATGTTCAAGTACGTGGACAACCTGCGCTCGATGTCGCAGGGCCGCGCTCAGTACACGATGCTGTTCGATCACTACGCGCCGGTTCCGTCGAACGTCGCGCAGGAAATCCAGGCGAAGTATTCCGGTCAGAAGTGA